The nucleotide window AATCATATAGATGCTGTCGTCTTAGGGGAGGGAGAGCAAACAACAGCCGAGCTTATAGAAGTAGTTGGAAGACACGGTCTTAATAGGGAGAAGCTAAGGGAGGTTAAGGGATTAGCGTTCAAGAATGGTTCAAGAACTGTTGTAACAGGCGTGAGACCTTTCATCGAAGACCTGGATTCTCTTCCGTGGCCTGCTAGACACCTACTTCCCATGGATAAGTATACTCTTCTCAACAAGCCTATAAGGCTTGCCCACGTCATGGCGAGCAGAGGATGCCCTTACGGATGTACGTATTGTATCACAAGCTATTTCTGGGGTAGGAGGGTTAGGTTTAGAAGCGCTAAATCGGTTGCAGATGAGGTTGAGCACCTGGTAGACAAGTACAAGGTGGACCAGATAGTTTTTACAGACGACGACTTAACTGTTAATAGAAGGTTTGTTTATGAGCTTGTAAAAGAGCTGAAGTCAAGAGGAATGGATATCCCCTTTTCATGCGGTTCAAGAGTGGATCACGTCGACAAGGAGTATCTAGAGTTCCTGTATGAGAACGGGTGTAATGCCTTATATTTTGGTGTCGAGTCGGCGAGCCAGAAAACCATAGACAGGATAGGGAAGAAGATAAGGCTTGACCAGACGGTGAGAGTGTTCAGGTGGGTTAGGGAGGTCGGAGGTTTTGCTGCGGGTTCCTTCATACTCGGTTTTCCATGGGAGACTATCGAAGATATGAAAAGAACCGTCGATTTCGCGATCAAGCTTCAGCCTAACTATGCTCAGTTCACGGTGCTAACCCCCTATCCGGGGACTCCACTATATGATTACG belongs to Candidatus Bathyarchaeota archaeon and includes:
- a CDS encoding radical SAM protein → MTKTRVLLTLPPDIHKLEIYRVTGIKAPPLGLAWIAAVLEEKGHKVKIIDSPTLELGRSNWLREIKSWHPDVVGFSMLTPTSPKGYKAAKMLKEEMGEDLPIIAGGVHVTPMYEEALNNHIDAVVLGEGEQTTAELIEVVGRHGLNREKLREVKGLAFKNGSRTVVTGVRPFIEDLDSLPWPARHLLPMDKYTLLNKPIRLAHVMASRGCPYGCTYCITSYFWGRRVRFRSAKSVADEVEHLVDKYKVDQIVFTDDDLTVNRRFVYELVKELKSRGMDIPFSCGSRVDHVDKEYLEFLYENGCNALYFGVESASQKTIDRIGKKIRLDQTVRVFRWVREVGGFAAGSFILGFPWETIEDMKRTVDFAIKLQPNYAQFTVLTPYPGTPLYDYALKYNLIEDWNWEHYTTVKPVMRGFHFTIEKLGKMLTYAYRKFYLRKQFILEEIKSGRFKSIFKPVIMGALSWLKEKIL